The proteins below come from a single Zhouia spongiae genomic window:
- a CDS encoding N-acetylmuramoyl-L-alanine amidase: MKNLTTYFFIGLFVLYAFPFYAQQNTKKFKVVLDAGHGGKDPGNMGNGFKEKDIALNIVLKVGAMLKKHNDIEVIYTRKTDKFVDLDVRGKIANDAEADLFVSVHCNAHNSSAHGTETWVLGLDGNKRNMEVAKKENSVIYLEENYEVKYSQYDLNAPESFIGLTMMQEEYLDQSILLAKLIQDNFTGDLKRTNRGVKQNIFVVLHQTVMPSVLVETGFLTYKPEGKYLNSSSGQNGMASSIAKAILSYKKSVDENTGDEINELALSEKLQGHAQVSSINSSAIIFKVQIAAGSNKLDLKPYNFKGLSAISMQEDNGTYRYFYGETTSFEKAKILQREANSKGYNSCFIVAYKNGVKISLGEAVKSISN, from the coding sequence ATGAAGAATTTAACAACATATTTTTTTATAGGCTTGTTTGTGTTATATGCATTTCCTTTTTATGCCCAGCAGAATACCAAGAAATTCAAGGTAGTTTTAGATGCAGGCCATGGCGGGAAAGATCCTGGTAATATGGGGAATGGCTTTAAAGAGAAGGATATAGCCTTGAATATAGTGTTGAAAGTAGGGGCTATGCTCAAAAAGCATAATGATATTGAGGTGATTTACACCCGAAAGACTGATAAATTTGTTGATTTAGATGTAAGGGGAAAAATAGCCAATGATGCTGAAGCGGATTTATTTGTATCGGTACACTGTAATGCCCATAATTCTTCCGCTCATGGAACCGAAACATGGGTGTTAGGGTTGGATGGTAATAAGCGTAATATGGAGGTGGCTAAAAAAGAGAACTCTGTAATTTACTTAGAGGAGAACTACGAGGTTAAATATTCACAATACGACTTAAATGCTCCTGAAAGTTTTATTGGTCTAACCATGATGCAGGAAGAATATTTAGACCAGAGTATTTTATTGGCGAAATTGATACAGGATAATTTTACTGGAGATCTAAAAAGGACGAACAGAGGAGTTAAGCAAAATATTTTTGTTGTTCTACATCAAACAGTGATGCCCAGTGTACTGGTAGAGACGGGTTTTCTGACCTACAAACCCGAAGGGAAATATTTGAACTCTTCATCAGGACAAAACGGAATGGCAAGCTCCATTGCGAAAGCTATCTTGTCTTATAAGAAGTCCGTCGATGAAAATACAGGCGATGAAATTAATGAATTGGCATTGTCGGAAAAGCTTCAGGGTCATGCTCAGGTTTCTTCTATAAACTCAAGTGCTATTATCTTTAAAGTTCAGATAGCGGCCGGATCAAACAAACTGGATTTAAAACCGTATAATTTTAAAGGGTTGTCAGCAATTTCAATGCAGGAAGATAACGGGACTTATCGTTATTTTTACGGCGAGACCACGAGTTTTGAAAAAGCCAAAATACTTCAGCGAGAAGCAAATAGCAAGGGGTATAATTCCTGTTTTATTGTAGCATACAAAAACGGGGTTAAAATAAGCCTTGGTGAAGCAGTAAAATCGATTTCAAATTAG